A single Comamonas sp. NLF-1-9 DNA region contains:
- a CDS encoding MAPEG family protein: protein MNLIHTVALLAVAEYIVFSALVGRARVRGHVMAPSTSGDEAFNRAFRVQQNTLEQIVAFLPALLLAGQYFSPALVAGIGAVWLLGRLLYRQQYVKNPASRAPGFILTLLPTVVLLLMALWGALGLALAR from the coding sequence ATGAACCTCATCCACACCGTGGCCTTGCTGGCCGTGGCCGAGTACATCGTTTTCAGTGCGCTGGTGGGCCGGGCGCGCGTGCGCGGCCACGTGATGGCGCCCAGCACCAGCGGCGACGAGGCCTTCAACCGAGCGTTTCGGGTGCAGCAGAACACGCTCGAGCAAATCGTCGCCTTCCTGCCGGCGCTGCTGCTCGCGGGCCAGTACTTCTCACCCGCGCTGGTGGCCGGCATCGGCGCGGTCTGGCTGCTGGGGCGTCTGCTCTACCGCCAGCAGTACGTGAAGAACCCGGCGAGCCGCGCGCCGGGCTTCATCCTCACGCTGCTGCCCACGGTGGTGCTGCTGCTGATGGCGCTGTGGGGGGCGCTGGGCCTCGCCCTGGCGCGCTGA